The following is a genomic window from Candidatus Poribacteria bacterium.
GAGGCCCTCTTTGTCGTACATTACGCGATAGTCGGTGTAAGCATTTCCACCAAATTCTTCGGCACGTTGTTTTGCACGGTCTTCGGAAATATCACACATCGCACAGAATTCAGCATCGTCAAAATTTTCTTTGATGTTGCGCATGTGGGCACTTGCCATCCCGCCGGTTCCGATAAAACCGAGTTTCACTTTATCCATATTTTCTCCTTAACTTTCTCCTTAAAAAAATGTGTGCTTGGGGAGAATCCCTAAATTTCACGGATATAGTCTATCAAATGCCGATGTTATATAGCAAGTAATTTTTTTTCAAATGTGTTATAATAGCAGTTGGCAGTTGGCTATTAGCAATTGGCTGTTGGCTGTCGGTTTCCATAGACCATCAGCCAAAGACCAAAGACCATCAGCCAAAAACAAGGAGGAACACTATGGGTTTCAAATTTGGATATAGCACGTTACGCTGGCAAACGCCGGATTTTGAGGAACTCTTGACACAACTCAAGGACGCAGGTTGGGACGGTTGGGAGATGCGTCAATCCTTAGATTGGGTTGGAACACCGCAACGCATCCGAAAGATATGCGATAATGTGGATCTGCCGATTGCTGCTGTCACAGCACGCGGGCTGCCGATTGATAAAAACACGGAGCAGATGGAGCTCAATAAACGGCGTATGGACTTCGCCGCAGAAGTTGAAGCCGACTGTTTCATGTTTATGGGGGCAGGCAAACCGAAAGACCGTCCTGTCAATAGTGAGGATCTCGCTGCACTCGCCGATGTCTCCGAAGAATGGGCGGAGTACGCTTCGCAATACGGTTTGGAGGTCTGCTATCATATCCACACCAACACCACCGTCGATTCGATTGACGACTGGGCGAAATATATGAGTCTTCTCCGAAAGTGCAAACTTTGTATAGACGTGTCGCATTCGGCACTCTGGGGTTACGATCCAATCGAATCTATACGCCGCTATAGCGACGCGCTCGTCTACGTCCACCTCCAGGACTACGGCAGCGTCACGGGTGGCGACGATGGCACACCTTACGATGTCGGTTGGGTCGATGTCGGTGCAGGGACGGTCATGGATTTCCCGGGCATTATGTCTACACTTGAGGAACTCAAATATGACCGCTGGGTCACGGCGTGTCCCGGACAGGTTGAAGACCGTTCAGATATCGAACGCATGAGCGTCAACCGCGAATATCTGCGGGAATTAGGGTATTAGCAAATAGCGAACCGCGTATCGCGAACCGCGAACCGCGAGTTGCGGTAGGCGAATAGCAAATAGCGAAATTCAAACTGGAGACTGAGTGCATGAACAAAGCAGCGGGGGAGATCCGCTCTATTCTCGCTACCGACTGTGGTAGCACAACGACAAAGGCAATTCTTATTGAGAAACGGGGTGCCGAATACCAACTCATCGTGCGAGGTGAGGCACCAACGACGGTTGAGGCACCCGTCGAAGATGTAACAGCAGGCGTTATTAACGCCATTACCGAAGTTGAGGAACTTGCTGGACGCAAACTTCTCAATAACGGAAGCGTTCTGAAACCGCAGCGTGGCGACGAAGGCGTTGATATTTACATATCAACCAGCAGTGCCGGTGGTGGACTTCAGATGATGGTCGCAGGCGTTGTCCGCAATCTGACAGCAGAGAGTGCCGAGCGCGCTGCACTCGGTGCGGGTGCAATCGTCATGGATGTTATTGCCTCCAACGACAAACGTCTCCCTCACGAAAAGATTGAACGCATCCGACATCTCCGACCTGATATGCTGCTTTTGTCGGGCGGCATTGATGGTGGAACAACTTCGCACGTCGTTGAATTGGCGGAGATTATCGCTGCGGCACGTCCCAGACCGCGATTGGGTATCGCTTATGAACTCCCTCTCATCTACGCTGGGAACATAGATGCACGTGAGTCCATTGAAGAACGCTTGCAAGATGTAATGGCACTGGAGATAGTGGATAACCTACGTCCGGTTTTAGAGCGTGAAAACCTCATGCCGACGCGGCACAAGATACAGGAGCAATTCCTCGAACACGTCATGGCACACGCCCCCGGTTATCGGAAACTGATTGATTGGACGGATGCCCCGATTATGCCGACCCCTGGAGCCGTGGGTGAGATTATTCAGACCGTCGCTGCACAACAAGATATTGCGGTCGTCGGGGTTGACATCGGCGGTGCGACGACCGATGTCTTTTCTGTTTTCAAGAATAAGGAGGCAGAATCAATCTTTAACCGAACCGTCAGTGCGAACCTCGGTATGAGTTACAGTGTCTCGAACGTCCTCGCTGAAACCGGATTAGAAAACGTCCTCCGCTGGGTCCCGTTTGACATTGAGGTTGGGGATCTCCGAAACCGAGTTAAGAACAAGATGATTCGTCCGACGACAATTCCACAGACGCTGCAGGAATTGATCCTCGAACAGGCGATCGCCCGCGAGGCACTCCGACTCGCTTTTGAACAGCACAAACAGCTCGCTGTCGAATTGCGAGGGGTCCAACAACAACGCACAATTTCTGAAGCCTTCGATCAAGCCGAAAGCGGACAGACGCTCGTGAATATGCTCGATTTAGACATGCTTGTTGGCAGCGGTGGTGTCTTGTCACACGCACCGCGTCGGCAGCAAGCGATGCTCATGATAATAGACGCTTTTGAACCTGAAGGCATAACCCACCTCGCTGTTGACAGTATCTTCATGATGCCGCAGCTTGGTGTGCTTGCACAAGTCAACCCAGAGGCTGCTACCCAAGTCTTTGAACGGGATTGTCTCATCCATTTAGGGACGTGTATCTCTCCTATCGGTATTGGCAATGCTGGTGAGGCGTGTCTCTCTATTGAACTCGATCTACCGGGCAGTCCGCCTGTTGTCGAGGACGTGCCGTACGGTGAACTCTGTCTCTATCCGTTGGCATTGGGTGAAACGGCATCGGTGAAACTCCAACCGTCTCGGAAATTTGATCTTGGTGCGGGGCGCGGCACCGCCATTGAAGCAGAGGTAATGGGCGGTGTTGTCGGATTGGTTATTGATACCCGCGGCAGGCCGCTCGAAATTCCGACGGATTCCGCAGATCGTGTCACACAACTTACGAAGTGGCAGGCTGCGTTGGAAGCCTATCCATCAGGTTGAATTGATTAATTTATTTTCTTGACAAATTTTTGTTAAAAATTTAGAATATCGCTAACAAATTGTGTAAATTCCCTCGTGAATCTGAATGACGTTCAAGATTCACCTAACTTTTTGGTGAGACATGTAGGTTTTCGAGACCTACTGTTAAGTTTATGATAACTCTAAGGAGATAAACTTCAATGCAGAAATCTTATCACCTTATGCTCGCCGTTGTGATTCTTTTCGCGCTGGCTATGAGCATATCACACCTCGCATTCGCGCAGAAAGTCAACCTTAAAGACGGGCCCATACCTGAGAAAGATTGGATGGTGAATCCCGGTGAGGCACCATTGAACGAAAGCCATGCCGACAACAAGAATTGGATCGAGAAATGGTACGGTCCCGATGGCAATTACGAAAACAACAATGGGTTCGCGGCTTCGG
Proteins encoded in this region:
- a CDS encoding glutamate mutase L, whose translation is MNKAAGEIRSILATDCGSTTTKAILIEKRGAEYQLIVRGEAPTTVEAPVEDVTAGVINAITEVEELAGRKLLNNGSVLKPQRGDEGVDIYISTSSAGGGLQMMVAGVVRNLTAESAERAALGAGAIVMDVIASNDKRLPHEKIERIRHLRPDMLLLSGGIDGGTTSHVVELAEIIAAARPRPRLGIAYELPLIYAGNIDARESIEERLQDVMALEIVDNLRPVLERENLMPTRHKIQEQFLEHVMAHAPGYRKLIDWTDAPIMPTPGAVGEIIQTVAAQQDIAVVGVDIGGATTDVFSVFKNKEAESIFNRTVSANLGMSYSVSNVLAETGLENVLRWVPFDIEVGDLRNRVKNKMIRPTTIPQTLQELILEQAIAREALRLAFEQHKQLAVELRGVQQQRTISEAFDQAESGQTLVNMLDLDMLVGSGGVLSHAPRRQQAMLMIIDAFEPEGITHLAVDSIFMMPQLGVLAQVNPEAATQVFERDCLIHLGTCISPIGIGNAGEACLSIELDLPGSPPVVEDVPYGELCLYPLALGETASVKLQPSRKFDLGAGRGTAIEAEVMGGVVGLVIDTRGRPLEIPTDSADRVTQLTKWQAALEAYPSG
- a CDS encoding sugar phosphate isomerase/epimerase yields the protein MGFKFGYSTLRWQTPDFEELLTQLKDAGWDGWEMRQSLDWVGTPQRIRKICDNVDLPIAAVTARGLPIDKNTEQMELNKRRMDFAAEVEADCFMFMGAGKPKDRPVNSEDLAALADVSEEWAEYASQYGLEVCYHIHTNTTVDSIDDWAKYMSLLRKCKLCIDVSHSALWGYDPIESIRRYSDALVYVHLQDYGSVTGGDDGTPYDVGWVDVGAGTVMDFPGIMSTLEELKYDRWVTACPGQVEDRSDIERMSVNREYLRELGY